The genomic segment GCACCGCGCCGATCACCAGCAGGATGATTCCGATGGTCCACAGGATCTGAACCTTCAGAACGAATCCCAGAATGAGCAGGATTGCTCCGAGAACGATCATTGCTTCCTCCAGATACTCACTTGCTGAACTGTTTTCGCCATTACTGACTGGGCTGCGGCAGGTTGCAGCTCGCAACCTTGGGATTGACCCCGCCGTAATTGAGCGGCCCCGCCACCACCGTCAGGGCGATCGACCCCGCAGTAGCGCAGTTGGTTTGGCTGTTGGAGAAGTAACCGCGCTGCCAGGTAGCGAAAACTCCGATCAGCAGCCACACGATTACGATCACGCCTATGATTCCGCGGCCTCGCATGGTTGGCCTCCTTGATCGTCCGCAGGACTTGGCGGACAAGGGTTTACCCGTCCGAAAGTTTCCTAAACATCCCGATTCTCGGCACGCTCGAATGCCATGGCCAGCCAGTCGGCGACCGCTCGGGCCAGTGCGGCGTGGTTTTCCCGTTTGACGATCTCGTGGCCGTCGTCGGCAAACAGCAGATAGCGCACGGTGCGCCCGCGTGCCCGCAAGGCCTCGACCATTTGCTCGGATTCACTGACCGGAACGTTGGTGTCGGTCCCGCCGTGTACCAGCAACAACGGTGCCGTCAGCTTGTCCACCCGCTGCAGCGGTGAGAGGGCGTCGAGAAGATCCCGATCTGCGATGGGATGGCCGTATTCGGCGTAGGAGGCCGCCGCGATCCAGGGCTCGGTGTTGCGGTAGAA from the Mycolicibacterium crocinum genome contains:
- a CDS encoding DUF6131 family protein, with amino-acid sequence MIVLGAILLILGFVLKVQILWTIGIILLVIGAVLWLLGAVGRPVGGRRYWY